One window of Kryptolebias marmoratus isolate JLee-2015 linkage group LG3, ASM164957v2, whole genome shotgun sequence genomic DNA carries:
- the LOC108242714 gene encoding myosin-9 isoform X1, translating to MTDADKYLYGDRSAVNNPLAQADWSSKKLVWVPSEKMGFESGSLKEEKGEECVVELTDSGKKVKVHKDDIQKMNPPKFSKVEDMAELTCLNEASVLHNLKERYYSGLIYTYSGLFCVVINPYKNLPIYSEDIVNMYKGKKRHEMPPHIYAITDTAYRSMMQDREDQSILCTGESGAGKTENTKKVIQYLAHVASAFKSKKDQGSNTLSHGELEKQLLQANPILEAFGNAKTVKNDNSSRFGKFIRINFDVNGYIVGANIETYLLEKSRAIRQAKEERSFHVFYYMLTGAGDKMRSDLCLEDYSKYRFLSNGHVTIPGQQDKEMFTETMEAFRIMSIPEEEIIGLLKVVSAVLQLGNMTFKKERNSDQASMPDDTAAQKVCHLLSINVMDFTRAILTPRIKVGRDYVQKAQTQEQAEFAVEALAKASYERMFRWLVLRINKALDKTKRQGASFIGILDIAGFEIFELNSFEQLCINYTNEKLQQLFNHTMFILEQEEYQREGIEWSFIDFGLDLQPCIDLIEKPAGPPGILALLDEECWFPKATDKTFVEKLEQEQGSHPKFLKPKKLKDDSDFCVIHYAGKVDYKADSWLMKNMDPLNESVVTLLSQSTDKFTADLWRDMNHIVGLDKVAGMSDSSQGMFKTRKGMFRTVGQLYKEQLGNLMTTLRNTNPNFVRCIIPNHEKKAGKLDPHLVLDQLRCNGVLEGIRICRQGFPNRIVFQEFRQRYEILTPNAIPKGFMDGKQACVLMIKALELEPDMYRVGQSKVFFRAGVLAHLEEERDVKITDVIISFQALCRGYVARKAFAKRQQQLIAMKVIQRNCAAYLKLRNWQWWRLFTKVKPLLQVTRQEEDLIAKEEELLLVKEKQIQVEEQLKEYEAKQKQLNQEKLALQEQLQAETELCAEAEEMRARLATRKQELEEILHDLESRLEEEEERYTQMQTEKKKMQQNITDLEQQLDEEEAARQKLQIEKVTTDAKLKSLEENILVLDDQNGKLNKEKKLLEERLSEFTTNLAEEEEKSKSLQKLKNKHETMIADLEDRLRKEEKMRQELEKNRRKLEGDSTDLHDQISDLQAQIEDLKAQLAKKEEELLAALARIEEEAAAKNTAQKKIRELEAQMSELQEDLELERSSRGKAEKNRRDLAEELEALKTELEDTLDSTAAQQELRAKRETEVSQLRKTLEDEAKAHEQQVADMRQKHNQAFEELNEQLEQAKRNKVSVEKAKQALESEWNELQIELKSLTQSKGDSEHRRKKAEAQVQELQVKFAESERKNQEVTEKISKLQTELENVNSLLSQAEGKNIKSSKDLSTVESQLQDTQELLQEETRQKLSLSTRLKQLEEEQNNLREMLEEEEESKKNVEKQVSTLQAQLAEMKKKVDQEASCLEGAEEGRKKAQREVDNLMLQLEEKTAAYDKLDKTKTRLQQELDDLLVDQHNLRQAVSNLERKQKKFDQMLAEEKAISTQFAEERDKAEAEAREKETRALTLTRELETLTALKDDLDRANKLLKAEMEDLVSSKDDVGKSVHELEKSKRAMEQQLEEMKLQLEELEDELQLTEDAKLRLEVNLQAMKAQFDRDLQARDEQGEERRKQLVKQVHEMEIELEDERRQRSQALSSKKKLELDLADLQAQIDFANKGRDDALKQLKKLQAQMKDLMRELDELRLSRDDAINSAKETEKKVKTLEGDILQVQEDLATSERLKRRLQTEKDELQEEVNSSNTKNSLLTDEKRKLEARITQLEEDLEEENVNTEMTNDRLKRMTLQTEQLTSELSAERSNSQQLEAARSQLDRQNKELKLKQQELEATIRSKYKSTITTLEAKIAQLEEQLDIESKERQQSSRLVRRAEKKLKETLLQVEDERRNSDQYKDQVEKTNSRLRQMKRQLEESEEELTRANMYRRKLQRELEDATESADAMNREVSTLRSKLRRGDLPTVRHLIDRSGLESDEDGAPSPDKSAAE from the exons ATGACGGACGCAGACAAGTATCTGTACGGGGACCGCAGCGCGGTCAACAACCCTTTGGCTCAGGCTGACTGGTCCTCCAAGAAGCTGGTGTGGGTCCCCAGTGAAAAGATGGGCTTCGAGTCCGGCTCCCTCAAAGAGGAGAAAGGAGAAGAGTGCGTGGTGGAGCTGACGGACTCGGGCAAGAAG GTGAAAGTGCACAAAGATGACATCCAGAAAATGAATCCACCAAAGTTCAGCAAGGTGGAGGACATGGCGGAGCTCACCTGCCTGAACGAAGCCTCCGTTCTGCACAACCTCAAAGAGCGATACTACTCTGGACTCATATAC ACGTACTCGGGTCTCTTCTGCGTGGTGATCAACCCGTACAAGAACCTGCCCATCTACAGCGAGGACATCGTCAACATGTACAAGGGCAAGAAGAGACACGAGATGCCCCCCCACATCTACGCCATCACAGACACGGCCTACAGGAGCATGATGCAGG ATCGAGAGGATCAGTCCATCCTCTGCAC TGGGGAGTCAGGAGCGGgcaaaactgaaaatacaaagaaagtCATTCAGTATCTTGCACACGTTGCTTCAGCTTTCAAGTCTAAAAAAGATCAG GGCAGCAACACGTTGTCACAT GGGGAGctggagaagcagctgctgcaagCAAACCCCATCCTGGAGGCTTTCGGGAACGCAAAGACCGTCAAGAACGACAACTCCTCCAGATTT ggTAAATTCATCAGGATCAACTTTGACGTCAACGGATACATTGTTGGAGCAAACATTGAAACTT ATCTGCTGGAGAAGTCTCGAGCCATCAGACAggctaaagaggagaggagttTCCACGTCTTCTACTACATGCTAACAGGAGCGGGAGACAAGATGCGCT CTGATTTGTGTCTGGAGGACTACAGCAAGTACCGTTTCTTGTCCAACGGACATGTGACCATCCCTGGACAGCAGGACAAAGAGATGTTCACTGAAACCATGGAGGCCTTTAGGATCATGAGCATCCCAGAGGAAGAAATAATtg GGCTGCTGAAGGTCGTCTCTGCTGTGCTGCAGTTGGGCAACATGACCTTCAAGAAGGAGCGCAACTCTGACCAGGCGTCCATGCCTGACGACACCG CTGCTCAGAAAGTGTGTCACCTGCTTAGTATCAACGTGATGGACTTCACACGAGCCATCCTGACCCCCAGAATCAAG GTTGGCAGGGACTATGTTCAGAAGGCGCAGACCCAGGAGCAGGCAGAGTTTGCTGTTGAGGCTCTGGCCAAAGCTTCTTATGAAAGGATGTTTCGCTGGCTGGTTTTGAGGATCAACAAGGCCCTGGATAAAACAAAGAGGCAGGGAGCTTCTTTCATTGGAATCCTAGATATTGCTGGATTTGAGATCTTTGAG TTGAACTCCTTTGAGCAGCTGTGCATCAACTACACCAacgagaagctgcagcagctcttcaaCCACACCATGTTCATCCTGGAGCAGGAGGAGTACCAGAGGGAGGGCATCGAGTGGAGCTTCATCGACTTCGGCCTCGACCTGCAGCCCTGCATCGACCTCATCGAGAAACCT GCCGGTCCTCCGGGCATCCTGGCTCTGCTGGACGAAGAGTGCTGGTTCCCCAAAGCCACAGACAAGACCTTTGTGGAGAAACTGGAACAGGAGCAGGGGAGTCACCCCAAGTTCTTGAAACCCAAGAAACTCAAGGATGATTCAGATTTCTGTGTTATTCACTATGCAGGAAAG GTGGACTACAAGGCAGACAGCTGGTTGATGAAAAACATGGACCCCCTAAATGAGTCTGTGGTCACTTTGCTCAGCCAGTCCACAGACAAGTTCACTGCTGACCTGTGGAGAGACA TGAACCATATTGTCGGCCTGGATAAGGTGGCAGGAATGTCTGACTCGTCCCAGGGAATGTTCAAAACCCGTAAAGGCATGTTCCGCACTGTTGGGCAGCTGTACAAGGAGCAGCTGGGGAACCTCATGACCACGCTGAGGAACACCAACCCGAACTTTGTTCGTTGCATCATCCCCAACCACGAGAAGAAG GCTGGTAAACTAGACCCTCACCTGGTCCTGGACCAGCTGAGGTGTAACGGGGTCTTGGAGGGGATCCGTATCTGCAGACAAGGTTTCCCCAACCGCATCGTCTTCCAGGAGTTCAGACAGAG ATATGAAATCCTCACTCCAAATGCCATCCCAAAAGGATTTATGGACGGGAAGCAAGCCTGTGTGCTCATG ATTAAAGCTCTGGAGCTCGAGCCAGATATGTACCGTGTTGGTCAGAGTAAAGTGTTCTTCAGGGCTGGAGTCCTGGCtcacctggaggaggagagagacgTGAAGATCACTGATGTGATCATCAGCTTCCAGGCCTTGTGCAGAGGATATGTAGCCCGCAA AGCCTTTGCTaagagacagcagcagctgatcgCCATGAAAGTCATCCAGCGAAACTGTGCAGCTTACCTGAAACTGAGGAACTGGCAGTGGTGGAGACTGTTCACCAAG GTGAAACCTCTGCTGCAAGTGACTCGGCAGGAGGAGGATTTAATCGCTAAGGAAGAAGAGCTGCTGTTGGTAAAGGAGAAACAAATCCAGGTTGAAGAGCAACTTAAAGAATATGAAGCAAAGCAGAAACAG CTGAATCAAGAGAAGTTGGCCCTCCAAGAGCAGCTCCAGGCAGAGACGGAGCTGTGTGCCGAGGCTGAGGAGATGAGGGCTCGTCTCGCCACGAGGAAGCAGGAACTAGAGGAGATCCTGCATGACCTGGAGTCTcgcctggaggaggaggaggagaggtacACTCAGATGCAAACGGAGAAAAAGAAGATGCAGCAGAACATCACG gatctggagcagcagctggatgagGAGGAAGCAGCCAGACAGAAGCTGCAGATAGAGAAGGTCACCACGGATGCAAAGCTGAAGTCACTAGAGGAGAACATATTGGTGCTGGATGACCAGAACGGCAAGCTCAACAAG GAGAAGAAACTGCTGGAGGAGCGTCTCTCTGAGTTCACCACCAATTTGGCCGAGGAAGAAGAGAAGTCCAAAAGCCTGCAGAAGCTCAAGAATAAACATGAAACTATGATAGCAGATTTAGAGG ACCGTCTGAGAAAGGAAGAGAAGATGCGTCAGGAGTTGGAGAAGAACCGTCGTAAACTTGAGGGAGACTCGACAGATCTTCACGATCAGATTTCAGACCTGCAGGCCCAGATTGAGGATCTCAAAGCTCAGCTGgcaaagaaagaggaggagctGCTTGCTGCACTGGCCAG GATCGAAGAGGAGGCGGCAGCAAAGAACACGGCCCAGAAGAAGATTAGGGAGCTGGAGGCCCAGATGTCTGAGCTCCAGGAGGACTTGGAGCTGGAGAGGAGTTCACGTGGCAAGGCGGAGAAAAACCGCAGGGACCTGGCAGAGGAGCTGGAGGCCCTGAAGACTGAGCTGGAGGACACGTTGGACTCCACTGCAGCACAGCAGGAGCTCAG GGCCAAACGGGAGACAGAAGTGAGTCAGCTAAGGAAGACTCTGGAGGACGAGGCCAAAGCTCACGAGCAGCAGGTGGCCGAcatgagacagaaacacaatcagGCATTCGAGGAGCTCAACGAGCAGCTGGAGCAGGCCAAAAGG AACAAGGTGTCTGTGGAGAAAGCCAAGCAGGCTCTGGAGAGTGAGTGGAATGAGCTGCAGATCGAGCTGAAGAGTCTGACACAAAGCAAAGGAGATTCTGAACACCGGCGCAAGAAGGCCGAAGCGCAGGTTCAGGAGCTGCAGGTTAAGTTTGCAGAAAGTGAGCGAAAGAATCAGGAGGTCACTGAGAAGATAAGCAAGCTGCAG ACGGAGCTGGAGAATGTGAACAGCCTCCTGAGTCAAGCTGAGGGTAAAAATAtcaaatccagcaaagacctgtCTACTGTGGAGTCTCAGTTACAGGAtacacag GAGCTGCTCCAAGAAGAAACTCGTCAGAAGCTGTCACTGTCCACCCGtctgaagcagctggaggaggagcagaacaaCCTGCGGGAGatgctggaggaagaggaggagagcaaGAAGAATGTGGAGAAGCAAGTTTCCACTCTGCAGGCTCAG CTGGCGGAGATGAAGAAGAAGGTGGACCAGGAGGCCTCGTGTCTGGAGGGGGCAGAGGAGGGCCGCAAGAAGGCGCAGCGGGAGGTGGACAACCTaatgctgcagctggaggagaagacTGCAGCCTACGACAAGCTGGACAAGACAAAAACCCGTCTGCAGCAGGAGCTGGATGACCTCCTGGTGGATCAGCACAACCTGAGGCAGGCCGTGTCCAACCTGGAGCGCAAGCAGAAGAAGTTTGATCAG ATGTTGGCAGAGGAGAAAGCCATTTCCACTCAGTTTGCTGAGGAGCGAGACAAGGCTGAGGCTGAAGCCAGGGAGAAGGAAACGCGAGCGCTCACTCTGACCCGTGAGCTGGAGACCCTGACGGCTCTGAAGGACGACTTGGACCGGGCCAATAAACTGCTCAAAGCTGAGATGGAGGACCTGGTCTCCTCTAAGGATGATGTCGGCAAGAGT GTTCATGAGCTGGAGAAGTCAAAGCGTGCcatggagcagcagctggaggagatgaagctccagctggaggagctggaggacgaGCTGCAGCTCACAGAAGATGCCAAACTGCGCCTGGAGGTCAACTTGCAGGCCATGAAGGCCCAGTTCGACCGAGACCTGCAGGCCAGAGATGagcagggagaggagaggaggaagcagCTTGTTAAACAG GTGCATGAGATGGAAATTGAACTGGAAGATGAACGCAGACAGCGCTCTCAGGCCCTCTCCTCCAAGAAGAAACTGGAGCTGGACCTTGCAGACCTCCAAGCACAGATTGATTTTGCAAACAAAGGACGTGACGATGccctgaaacagctgaaaaaactCCAg GCTCAAATGAAAGATCTGATGAGAGAGCTGGATGAGCTTCGTTTGTCCAGAGATGATGCCATCAACAGCGCCAAGGAGACTGAGAAGAAGGTCAAGACTTTGGAAGGAGACATCCTGCAAGTCCAGGAG GATCTGGCCACTTCAGAAAGACTGAAGAGACGGCTTCAGACCGAGAAAGATGAGCTCCAGGAAGAGGTCAACAGCAGTAACACCAAGAA TTCTCTGCTGACAGATGAGAAGAGGAAGCTGGAGGCTCGCATCACTCAGCTGGAGGAAGACCTGGAAGAAGAAAATGTCAACACTGAGATGACAAACGATCGTCTGAAGAGAATGACCCTGCAG ACTGAGCAGCTGACCTCAGAGCTGTCTGCGGAGCGCAGCAATTCCCAGCAGCTGGAGGCCGCTCGTTCCCAGCTGGACCGCCAGAACaaagagctgaaactgaagcagCAGGAGCTTGAGGCCACCATCAGGTCGAAGTACAAGTCCACCATCACCACGCTGGAGGCCAAGATCGCCCAGCTGGAAGAGCAGCTCGACATAGAATCAAA agAGCGTCAGCAGTCCTCCAGACTGGTCAGGCGAGCAGAGAAGAAGCTCAAGGAAACGTTGCTGCAGGTTGAGGACGAGAGGCGCAACTCTGATCAGTACAAAGATCAG GTGGAGAAAACGAATAGCCGACTGCGCCAGATGAAACGTCAGCTTGAAGAGTCTGAGGAGGAGCTGACCAGAGCCAATATGTACCgcaggaagctgcagagggAGCTGGAGGATGCCACTGAGTCAGCAGATGCAATGAACCGTGAAGTAAGCACTCTGAGGAGCAAGCTCAG acgTGGTGACTTGCCTACGGTGCGACATCTCATTGACCGCAGCGGCCTGGAGAGTGACGAGGATGGGGCTCCATCtcctgacaaatctgcagctgaGTGA